A region from the Wansuia hejianensis genome encodes:
- a CDS encoding ABC transporter permease, with the protein MGKLKLKAFRELGVLSVLVVLVILLSVVSPVFLKPVNLINIVRQTVEIGIMAIGMTFLIIAGELDLSVGSIFGATAMLAATMFKNGMNPTLTFLAAILAGGAIGLINGLLVTKAKIPAFITTLGTMQIFRSVAYGISNGQSISVFPEEAVNSWVFKMGSSIGKVPVQIFIMLALFIIAGIALAKTQFGFHIYATGGSQKAARLVGINTDRTKIVCFVLTGALCALAGLISIAYLQSVPTTAGDGREMDVIAAVILGGAALSGGRGTILGTFLGAIIMSVVKNGMVLLSVPVFWQNGFIGVIIILAVLLDTWMRRKEQRD; encoded by the coding sequence ATGGGTAAACTAAAACTGAAGGCGTTTCGGGAATTAGGAGTATTAAGTGTTCTGGTCGTACTGGTCATCCTGCTTTCTGTCGTATCGCCTGTATTTTTGAAACCCGTCAATCTGATTAACATTGTGCGGCAGACCGTGGAAATCGGCATCATGGCAATCGGAATGACTTTCCTGATCATCGCCGGCGAGCTGGATTTGTCGGTTGGCTCCATATTTGGAGCCACCGCCATGCTGGCGGCTACGATGTTTAAGAACGGAATGAATCCGACACTGACCTTCCTGGCGGCGATCCTGGCCGGAGGGGCGATAGGCCTCATCAACGGTCTCCTCGTCACGAAGGCGAAGATACCGGCATTCATCACCACGCTGGGCACCATGCAGATTTTCCGCAGCGTTGCCTACGGAATATCGAACGGGCAGAGTATCAGTGTATTTCCGGAAGAGGCTGTTAACAGCTGGGTCTTTAAAATGGGAAGCTCCATCGGCAAAGTGCCGGTCCAGATATTCATCATGCTGGCACTTTTTATCATAGCCGGGATCGCGCTGGCAAAGACCCAGTTCGGTTTCCATATTTATGCGACGGGAGGGAGCCAGAAGGCGGCGAGACTGGTGGGAATCAACACTGACAGGACGAAAATCGTCTGCTTCGTACTCACAGGAGCCCTCTGCGCGCTGGCCGGGCTGATCAGCATCGCCTATCTGCAGTCCGTGCCCACAACCGCCGGAGACGGCAGGGAGATGGATGTCATCGCGGCGGTTATCCTGGGCGGTGCGGCTTTAAGCGGAGGCAGGGGCACCATACTTGGCACGTTCCTCGGAGCGATTATCATGAGTGTGGTTAAGAATGGAATGGTTCTGCTGAGTGTTCCCGTTTTTTGGCAAAATGGCTTCATAGGTGTCATCATCATACTCGCCGTACTGCTGGATACCTGGATGAGACGGAAAGAGCAGAGAGATTAA
- a CDS encoding PAS domain-containing protein — MNTIDNQNKITRIKTEASRLMHLHYCQNDVDSVIATFGSVMSWFGAGEDQYAVGRDEVTSYFRRFRGAIAKCTISDEEYDVMEAAPDLFVCTGRMWIATDPSSEMYLKVHQRVTFVYRWDPDMPQCLHIHCSNPYMELVGDEQFPDRIGRQSYEYVQESLRRLKEEMAQKNRQMEIVMSSISGGLAICKADEPYTYLYVSREAAALFGYTPEEFLEASGGTGTGAIYPPDRQTAIQGFRNDLSGGKCDYAQKYRIQCKDGSLKWVLDSGKISRNEQGDLVLNALYLDITRAEKDAEEMRMQQELLSSIYNTVPCGIIRLLRKDGSYQVISLNPAAFTLLGLRPQDGTGRHWPDGIADTVLTEDRHILSDSYQCLKNLGDREWIEYRVRWQDGTIHCLKGSNSLVAVTEDSQVIQRMFIDVTESRQLEEQLELEREMYRLAMESSSDVMYEYTMETDTLTAYEPDTDAEGGSTVSRNVFPEYRALLNSRNIVHPDDIQKVLDNICGGRCEPFDCRFRTPSVPESDSYWWFRVTGRLISHEGLPCRVVGTIHNIQREKQEINANLRELQMSQAALQAINSSYLGIYYVDLDEDWSYGIRLPGMGETAIYERQLQFTREMRTYITEHVAKTYQEQLYNLTDPNSLQQLLSASNGRTAVEYWETRREPGQWLRMDVYQVSCDQQKLHKLVLSFRNVTEERQRELNRKREEEKAKQALQEAYETARRANLAKSDFLSRMSHDIRTPMHAVIGMTTIAENSLSDPEKLRDCLDKIRISSNHLLQLINEVLDMSKIESGNTQLHSEPFSIRNTLTVIREMIEPEILEKDQAFTLKIRRLKHDGVTGDEVRVQQILLNLLSNAVKYTPPQGHIFLTANELLSSDSGTSCYQFTVEDDGIGMSEDFIEKLFLPFERANDARVNAIHGTGLGLSIAQNLTRMMNGTIEVTSRLNHGSCFTVTLYLKLTDHPVIQECTQEPSGNSLSFQGLRHILLVDDNSLNREIARELLEMEHMLVEEASDGREALELFRNSPVGYYDLVLMDIQMPEMDGYTASRSIRKQDRPDASTIPIIALTANAFADDILAARQAGMDMHMAKPFDIGQL; from the coding sequence ATGAACACCATAGATAACCAGAATAAAATAACCCGGATCAAAACCGAAGCAAGCCGCCTCATGCACCTTCATTACTGCCAGAACGACGTGGACAGCGTAATTGCTACTTTCGGTTCTGTAATGAGCTGGTTCGGGGCAGGGGAAGATCAATATGCAGTCGGACGCGATGAGGTCACTTCTTATTTCAGACGATTCAGAGGAGCCATAGCCAAATGCACCATCTCTGATGAGGAATATGACGTGATGGAAGCTGCGCCCGACCTCTTCGTCTGTACCGGCCGTATGTGGATTGCCACAGATCCTTCTTCGGAGATGTATCTGAAGGTCCATCAGCGTGTAACCTTCGTATACCGCTGGGACCCGGACATGCCCCAGTGCCTTCATATCCACTGTTCCAATCCATACATGGAGCTTGTGGGGGACGAACAATTCCCTGACCGTATCGGCAGACAGTCTTACGAATATGTGCAGGAATCTCTCCGCCGCCTGAAAGAAGAAATGGCGCAGAAAAACCGCCAGATGGAGATTGTCATGTCCTCCATCTCCGGAGGCCTGGCTATCTGTAAAGCAGACGAACCATATACCTATTTGTATGTCAGCCGCGAGGCCGCCGCCTTGTTCGGATACACGCCTGAAGAATTTCTGGAAGCATCCGGCGGCACAGGAACCGGCGCGATCTATCCGCCCGACCGGCAGACTGCCATTCAGGGCTTCCGTAACGATTTGTCCGGCGGAAAATGCGATTATGCACAGAAATACCGGATTCAATGCAAGGATGGCTCGTTGAAATGGGTGTTGGACAGCGGCAAGATCTCCCGCAACGAGCAGGGAGATCTTGTCCTGAACGCACTATATCTTGACATCACCAGGGCAGAAAAGGACGCAGAAGAAATGCGCATGCAGCAGGAGCTGCTAAGCAGCATTTACAATACAGTACCCTGCGGTATCATCCGCCTGCTCCGGAAGGACGGCTCTTATCAGGTAATTTCTCTGAATCCGGCTGCGTTTACACTTCTTGGCCTCAGGCCACAGGATGGAACCGGCCGGCACTGGCCGGATGGAATCGCAGATACCGTCCTCACCGAGGACCGCCATATTCTGTCAGACTCCTATCAATGCCTGAAAAATCTGGGAGACCGCGAATGGATTGAATACCGGGTGAGATGGCAGGACGGCACCATACACTGCCTGAAGGGCAGTAATTCTCTCGTCGCCGTGACAGAAGACTCGCAGGTCATTCAGAGGATGTTCATAGATGTTACGGAAAGCCGGCAGCTGGAAGAGCAGCTGGAGCTGGAAAGAGAGATGTACCGGCTGGCTATGGAGAGCAGCTCTGACGTTATGTATGAATATACCATGGAAACAGATACCCTCACAGCCTATGAACCGGACACAGATGCAGAAGGCGGCAGCACCGTTTCCAGGAATGTATTTCCCGAATACCGCGCCCTTCTGAACAGCCGGAATATTGTCCATCCCGATGATATCCAAAAAGTTCTGGATAACATCTGCGGCGGCCGCTGTGAGCCCTTTGACTGCAGGTTCAGGACTCCTTCAGTCCCGGAAAGCGACAGTTACTGGTGGTTCCGTGTGACAGGCCGCCTTATCTCGCACGAAGGGCTGCCCTGCCGTGTTGTCGGCACGATTCACAACATCCAGCGGGAAAAACAGGAGATCAACGCGAACCTCCGGGAATTACAGATGAGCCAGGCCGCACTGCAGGCCATTAACAGTTCCTATCTGGGAATCTATTACGTGGACCTGGACGAGGACTGGAGCTACGGAATCCGCCTGCCCGGAATGGGTGAAACGGCTATCTATGAACGCCAGCTCCAGTTCACACGGGAAATGCGCACCTATATTACAGAACATGTTGCAAAAACCTATCAGGAACAGCTTTATAACCTTACGGACCCCAACAGCCTGCAGCAGCTTCTCAGCGCCTCTAACGGGCGGACTGCCGTAGAATACTGGGAAACCCGCAGGGAACCCGGACAATGGCTCCGGATGGACGTCTACCAGGTCTCCTGCGATCAGCAGAAGCTACACAAGCTTGTCCTCTCTTTCCGGAATGTTACAGAAGAGCGGCAGAGAGAACTGAACCGGAAACGCGAAGAGGAAAAGGCAAAACAGGCCCTGCAGGAGGCCTACGAAACCGCCCGCAGAGCCAATCTGGCTAAAAGTGACTTCCTTTCCCGAATGTCTCATGATATCCGAACACCTATGCACGCGGTCATAGGCATGACTACGATAGCAGAAAACAGTCTGTCCGACCCTGAAAAGCTCCGGGACTGCCTGGATAAAATACGCATATCCAGCAACCATCTTCTTCAGCTGATTAATGAGGTCCTGGATATGTCCAAGATCGAAAGCGGCAACACACAGCTGCACTCCGAACCTTTTTCTATCAGGAATACGCTTACTGTGATCCGGGAAATGATAGAACCTGAGATTCTGGAGAAGGATCAGGCGTTCACTCTTAAAATACGCAGGCTGAAACACGACGGGGTGACTGGTGACGAGGTCCGTGTGCAGCAGATTCTTCTGAATCTGCTCTCCAACGCAGTAAAATATACTCCGCCCCAGGGCCATATCTTTCTCACAGCCAATGAACTCCTCAGCTCCGACAGCGGCACCAGCTGCTACCAGTTCACTGTGGAAGACGACGGAATTGGCATGTCAGAGGACTTTATAGAAAAACTGTTTCTCCCCTTTGAACGCGCCAACGACGCCAGGGTAAACGCCATACACGGCACAGGCCTGGGATTGTCTATCGCGCAGAACCTGACACGCATGATGAACGGAACGATTGAAGTCACGAGCCGGCTGAATCACGGCTCTTGTTTTACTGTCACCCTTTATCTCAAGCTGACAGACCATCCCGTTATCCAGGAATGCACTCAGGAGCCTTCCGGCAATTCCCTGTCCTTCCAGGGCCTGAGGCACATACTTCTGGTGGATGACAACAGCCTGAACCGTGAAATTGCCCGGGAGCTTCTGGAGATGGAGCATATGCTTGTGGAAGAAGCCTCTGACGGGCGCGAAGCCCTGGAACTGTTCCGCAATTCACCTGTCGGCTATTACGACCTGGTTTTAATGGATATTCAGATGCCTGAAATGGACGGATACACGGCCTCGAGATCCATTCGGAAGCAGGACCGTCCGGATGCTTCCACAATCCCTATCATTGCCCTGACTGCAAATGCTTTCGCAGACGATATACTCGCTGCCAGACAGGCGGGCATGGACATGCACATGGCCAAACCCTTTGATATTGGCCAGTTATAA
- the rbsD gene encoding D-ribose pyranase produces the protein MKAKGILNRDLMTAVTDMGHEQIMIIGDAGIPVGPPAIRIDLAITEDLPSIRQILELVMDEMIYERVIVAEEQKLYNPKHFEAVCGLSQRCQVETMPHREMFQTYLGKAKYIVRTGGFEPFGNVILQAGIDAPKWFRKEGCMVPDYYEERVNYTEEK, from the coding sequence ATGAAAGCAAAAGGAATATTAAATCGAGACTTAATGACGGCTGTCACAGATATGGGACATGAACAGATTATGATTATCGGAGACGCGGGAATCCCGGTCGGCCCGCCGGCGATCCGGATTGATCTGGCCATCACAGAGGATTTACCCTCCATCCGCCAGATACTGGAGCTGGTCATGGATGAGATGATCTATGAGAGAGTGATCGTGGCAGAAGAACAGAAGCTTTACAATCCCAAACATTTTGAGGCGGTATGCGGACTGTCGCAGAGATGCCAGGTCGAGACCATGCCGCATAGAGAAATGTTTCAAACATATCTTGGTAAGGCAAAATATATCGTCCGCACCGGAGGGTTTGAGCCTTTTGGAAATGTGATCCTGCAGGCAGGCATTGACGCGCCGAAATGGTTCCGGAAGGAAGGGTGCATGGTGCCGGATTATTATGAAGAAAGGGTGAATTATACAGAGGAAAAATAG
- the rbsK gene encoding ribokinase, with translation MKKAKLAVIGSYAIGMTITCDHFPAGGETVPGTNFQLMHGGKGSNQAVAASRLGGEVLYGGCVGNDSFGDMCYRLYQEEHIDTSYIRRSEKGLSTGVGLIYVDSGGENEIVIDLAANLEFSPADIDRMMPRIRECSLVLMQLEMETETVLHAARKCREAGISFVLNPAPYREIPEELLQCCDYVTPNQTEGRLMLGAASGDCISDEEVGRRLCEKGARNVVMTLGSGGALYVNGDGIRKIPGITVQAVDTTGAGDTFSAAFCVALAEGKSTEEAIAFGNTAAGLAVTKYGVIESIPSRMAVENYKGR, from the coding sequence GTGAAGAAAGCGAAATTGGCTGTCATTGGCAGCTACGCCATCGGCATGACGATTACCTGCGATCACTTTCCGGCGGGCGGTGAAACTGTTCCCGGAACTAATTTCCAGCTGATGCACGGCGGCAAGGGGTCGAATCAGGCGGTAGCCGCGTCACGGCTGGGTGGTGAGGTTCTGTATGGAGGGTGTGTCGGTAACGATTCTTTTGGAGATATGTGTTACCGGCTGTACCAGGAAGAACATATAGATACTTCCTATATCCGCAGAAGCGAAAAAGGCCTGTCCACGGGAGTCGGGCTGATCTATGTGGACAGTGGGGGAGAAAATGAGATCGTCATCGACCTGGCCGCAAATCTGGAATTCTCCCCCGCGGATATTGACCGCATGATGCCACGGATCAGGGAGTGTTCCCTGGTGCTGATGCAGCTGGAGATGGAGACGGAGACCGTACTTCATGCGGCCCGGAAATGCAGGGAGGCAGGAATCTCCTTTGTCTTAAATCCGGCGCCTTACCGGGAGATTCCGGAAGAATTGCTGCAGTGCTGTGATTATGTGACGCCCAATCAGACGGAAGGAAGGCTGATGCTGGGAGCGGCCAGCGGGGACTGCATCTCGGATGAAGAGGTAGGAAGGCGGCTCTGTGAAAAAGGAGCCAGAAATGTGGTTATGACGCTGGGCAGCGGAGGAGCACTGTATGTGAACGGTGACGGGATCAGGAAGATTCCGGGGATTACCGTACAGGCAGTCGACACGACGGGGGCCGGAGACACCTTCAGCGCTGCCTTCTGTGTGGCGCTGGCAGAGGGGAAAAGCACTGAAGAAGCTATCGCATTCGGCAATACGGCTGCCGGACTGGCCGTCACGAAATATGGCGTAATAGAATCTATACCCAGCCGGATGGCGGTAGAAAATTATAAAGGGAGATAA
- a CDS encoding sugar ABC transporter ATP-binding protein, whose product MEPYIQFRNVTKQFGGTKALNDVSFEIRKGEVHCLCGENGAGKSTLINLCAGVIQPTKGEILIHGAPVNIQSVQQSEKLGFSVVHQEIPLCLNMTIAQNIFLGSREGKKGIFIDKAYMREKTKGLLEMFSLKLDPDRPVGSLSIAEQSIIQIAKAVYFKPEILILDEPTAALTNDQREIMYRVVRDLVKENQTTVIYVSHRLEEVMDLGDRTTILRDGCYITTKNIRDITMDDIVTLMVGRKIDKSDSTESSVSDEVLLRVEHLTKKRQFQDVSFELKKGEILGFAGFVGAGRTEVLSAVFGANRPDSGDVYIKGKKVKIKSPADAIKNHISMIPENRRDDGLITTMSVKQNAQMVVLDKIKKGILLDDRKADRLMEEMMQEYSIKAGNVKDPILTLSGGNQQKVIIARWIANHPEILLCDEPTRGIDVGAKAEVYAILRKIARQGIGIVMVSSELPELLALCDRIIVMHEGKITGQLMREEATETAVMRYAAALV is encoded by the coding sequence ATGGAACCGTATATTCAGTTCAGGAATGTGACCAAACAATTCGGCGGCACTAAGGCGCTCAATGACGTATCCTTTGAAATCCGGAAAGGGGAAGTACATTGCCTGTGCGGTGAAAACGGCGCCGGAAAGTCCACTCTGATTAACCTGTGTGCCGGTGTTATCCAGCCCACAAAGGGGGAAATTCTGATTCATGGAGCGCCGGTGAATATCCAGAGCGTGCAGCAGTCGGAAAAGCTGGGATTTTCGGTAGTTCATCAGGAAATACCGCTCTGTCTGAATATGACCATCGCCCAAAATATATTTCTCGGCTCCAGGGAAGGCAAAAAGGGGATTTTCATCGACAAAGCATATATGCGGGAGAAGACCAAAGGACTTCTGGAGATGTTTTCCCTGAAGCTGGACCCGGACCGTCCGGTGGGCAGCCTGAGCATAGCGGAGCAGTCTATCATACAGATAGCGAAAGCAGTTTATTTTAAACCTGAGATCTTGATACTGGATGAACCCACGGCAGCCCTGACCAATGACCAGCGGGAAATCATGTACCGGGTGGTGCGGGATCTGGTGAAGGAAAACCAGACTACCGTCATCTATGTGTCTCATCGGCTGGAAGAGGTCATGGATCTGGGGGACAGGACGACGATCCTGCGGGATGGCTGTTATATCACCACAAAAAACATACGGGACATCACGATGGATGATATCGTAACTCTGATGGTAGGCAGGAAGATCGATAAGTCTGATTCCACGGAGAGTAGCGTGAGCGACGAGGTTTTGCTGCGGGTAGAGCATTTAACCAAAAAGCGGCAGTTCCAGGATGTGTCCTTTGAATTGAAAAAAGGAGAAATACTGGGATTCGCCGGATTTGTGGGAGCGGGAAGGACAGAAGTGCTCAGCGCCGTCTTCGGCGCGAACCGTCCAGACAGTGGAGACGTGTATATAAAAGGTAAAAAGGTGAAAATCAAATCCCCGGCGGACGCGATCAAAAACCATATCAGCATGATACCGGAGAACCGGAGAGACGACGGGCTGATCACCACCATGTCGGTGAAACAGAATGCCCAGATGGTCGTGCTGGATAAAATCAAGAAGGGAATCCTGCTGGATGACCGGAAAGCTGACCGCCTGATGGAAGAGATGATGCAGGAATACAGTATAAAGGCGGGCAACGTCAAAGATCCGATCCTGACGTTGAGCGGAGGAAACCAGCAGAAAGTCATCATCGCCCGCTGGATCGCCAACCATCCGGAAATACTGCTGTGCGATGAACCCACGCGAGGGATCGATGTGGGCGCTAAGGCAGAGGTTTATGCCATTCTCAGGAAAATCGCCAGACAGGGCATTGGAATCGTTATGGTTTCCTCGGAGCTTCCGGAGCTTCTCGCACTCTGTGACAGGATCATAGTCATGCACGAAGGGAAAATCACCGGACAGCTCATGAGGGAAGAGGCCACGGAGACTGCGGTCATGCGGTATGCGGCAGCTCTGGTATAG
- a CDS encoding AraC family transcriptional regulator, with product MEWIERLNQAVRYIEEHLTEKINYEQLGKIACCSPYHFQRMFVYMAGLPLSEYIRRRRMSLAAVDLLDGEETVTDIALKYGYSSPTAFNRAFQTVHGLAPSRTRKEGAAIKSFPPITFKITIKGAEELNYRIENHESFRIVGIAQPLYKELEKNFSIVPKMWQDASVNGTVQKLAGYMDAQPMGLLGVSDCNTEAQGKYMIAVASTHPKGEFEEFIIPAATWAIFPGAGSNLSIQELEKRIVTEWLPTSGYEYGSAPDLEVYLNPDPQNAKYEVWIPVVKRQQP from the coding sequence ATGGAATGGATTGAACGCCTGAATCAGGCAGTCAGATACATAGAAGAACATCTGACAGAAAAAATTAATTATGAACAGCTTGGAAAAATAGCCTGCTGTTCCCCTTATCACTTTCAGAGAATGTTTGTCTATATGGCAGGACTTCCCCTGTCCGAGTACATCCGCAGGAGAAGAATGTCACTGGCTGCAGTGGATCTGCTGGACGGAGAAGAAACGGTCACAGATATCGCCCTGAAATATGGTTACAGCTCTCCCACCGCGTTTAACCGGGCATTTCAGACCGTACACGGGCTTGCGCCTTCACGCACAAGAAAAGAAGGAGCAGCCATAAAATCTTTTCCCCCCATCACTTTTAAAATTACTATTAAAGGAGCAGAAGAATTGAATTATCGAATTGAAAACCATGAGTCCTTCCGCATTGTCGGTATAGCGCAGCCCCTGTACAAGGAACTTGAGAAAAATTTTAGCATTGTCCCAAAAATGTGGCAGGACGCCTCTGTCAACGGTACTGTGCAGAAGCTGGCCGGATACATGGACGCCCAGCCCATGGGGCTTCTGGGCGTCAGCGATTGCAACACTGAAGCCCAGGGGAAATATATGATTGCAGTCGCCAGCACCCATCCAAAGGGGGAATTTGAGGAATTTATAATTCCCGCTGCGACCTGGGCCATCTTTCCGGGAGCGGGCTCCAACCTGTCTATTCAGGAATTGGAAAAGAGAATTGTCACTGAATGGCTGCCCACCTCCGGATACGAATATGGCAGCGCTCCTGATTTGGAAGTTTATCTGAATCCTGACCCACAGAATGCAAAATACGAGGTGTGGATTCCCGTAGTCAAAAGACAACAGCCTTAA
- a CDS encoding substrate-binding domain-containing protein — protein sequence MKKRWLAIVCCMALGASLTACGGTGETGTSAAASGSGSKSASTGGSSAQTESTPAAVGNSSAAGSDIRVAVVLHAMNSSFYTKMADGARQAGQDLGITVDVTSPTTASNLSEQVSMLESCIAADYDGIATVTWDPSGFNSVIQKAADEGIPVVGFNMDAEDCGTVAFVGQEYEDAGYQLGKYMFGEVMKGEGKYIIASCAPTDTALVAREKGIKAAAEEFPGIEYIETIDIGTDLTNAYGVIESAYLAHPEVTAVLGVDVFSEAIGNFISAYDISDSVKGAGFDLTEGTLKHITNGDMQLTVGQNPYLQGYYSVMELYMNLAHDAQFIDINTGAQLVTADNVSEVEPE from the coding sequence ATGAAGAAAAGATGGTTGGCAATTGTATGTTGTATGGCACTTGGAGCATCGCTCACGGCATGCGGGGGTACCGGCGAGACAGGGACATCCGCGGCAGCATCCGGCAGCGGTTCAAAATCAGCGAGCACAGGCGGCAGCTCTGCGCAGACAGAGAGCACCCCGGCAGCAGTCGGCAACTCATCTGCGGCAGGCAGTGATATCCGGGTTGCAGTCGTACTCCATGCCATGAACAGCTCTTTCTACACGAAGATGGCGGACGGAGCGAGGCAGGCCGGTCAGGACCTGGGTATTACGGTAGATGTGACCTCTCCTACGACGGCCAGCAACCTTTCCGAGCAGGTCAGCATGCTGGAATCCTGTATAGCGGCAGATTACGACGGCATCGCAACGGTGACCTGGGACCCCTCAGGATTTAATTCCGTGATCCAGAAGGCGGCGGATGAGGGCATTCCGGTGGTTGGATTCAATATGGATGCGGAGGACTGCGGCACGGTGGCCTTCGTCGGACAGGAATATGAAGACGCCGGTTATCAGCTGGGGAAATACATGTTCGGGGAAGTGATGAAAGGTGAAGGAAAGTATATCATCGCCAGCTGTGCTCCCACAGATACGGCTCTGGTAGCCAGAGAAAAGGGAATCAAAGCAGCGGCAGAGGAATTTCCCGGCATTGAATATATTGAAACGATTGATATCGGAACGGACCTGACCAATGCCTACGGAGTGATTGAGAGCGCTTATCTGGCGCATCCGGAGGTGACAGCAGTGCTGGGAGTTGATGTATTTAGTGAGGCGATCGGCAATTTTATCTCCGCTTATGATATTTCAGACAGCGTAAAAGGAGCCGGCTTTGATCTGACGGAAGGGACTCTGAAGCATATTACAAACGGCGACATGCAGCTCACGGTGGGGCAGAATCCGTATCTTCAGGGTTATTACTCTGTGATGGAATTATACATGAATCTCGCACACGACGCACAGTTTATTGACATCAATACCGGGGCACAGCTCGTTACGGCGGACAATGTGTCAGAGGTAGAGCCGGAATAA
- a CDS encoding dipeptidase, whose amino-acid sequence MKFIDLHCDTLSKVMEHPLPGVLERNSRAVDFTGMEEAGCLLQVFASFLNLGGYPEAEREELAWQDALAMNHLFREEAARAGRIVTVTSADSLVRAEEKGRLCALLSIEEGGILNQERERLNVLHERGVRLITLTWNYENCLGFPNSTDAGTMAKGLKPFGKEIVEAMGAKGMIVDVSHLSDGGFYDVAGLLKGPFVASHSNSRSLCPHPRNLTDDMLRILGEHGGLAGLNFCPRFLRPDQNASEIDDMVRHIRHMVNEAGLEAVGLGSDLDGISGDLEISNIRQIPLLERALKKSGFPESAIEKIFWKNALRLLRDTLR is encoded by the coding sequence ATGAAATTCATTGATCTGCACTGTGACACCCTGTCTAAGGTCATGGAACATCCCCTGCCTGGTGTATTGGAGCGGAATTCCAGAGCTGTGGATTTTACAGGCATGGAAGAGGCAGGCTGTTTGCTGCAGGTATTTGCTTCATTTTTAAATCTGGGAGGCTATCCGGAGGCGGAGCGTGAAGAGCTGGCCTGGCAGGATGCACTGGCTATGAATCATCTTTTCCGCGAAGAGGCGGCACGGGCTGGACGGATTGTCACGGTGACTTCGGCTGATTCACTGGTGCGGGCTGAGGAAAAGGGGCGGCTCTGCGCATTATTGTCCATTGAAGAAGGGGGGATTCTGAATCAGGAGCGGGAACGCTTGAATGTGCTTCATGAGCGCGGAGTCCGTCTGATCACGCTGACCTGGAATTATGAAAACTGCCTCGGATTTCCAAATTCCACTGATGCCGGCACAATGGCAAAGGGGCTTAAGCCTTTCGGAAAGGAAATAGTCGAAGCTATGGGGGCAAAAGGGATGATTGTAGATGTATCCCACCTGTCTGACGGGGGATTCTATGACGTGGCCGGACTGTTAAAGGGACCGTTTGTCGCAAGTCACTCTAACAGCCGTTCTCTTTGTCCTCACCCCAGAAATCTCACAGATGACATGCTTCGGATTCTCGGTGAACACGGCGGCCTGGCCGGGCTGAATTTCTGTCCGCGCTTTCTCCGGCCGGATCAGAACGCATCTGAAATTGACGATATGGTCCGCCATATCCGCCACATGGTCAACGAAGCGGGACTGGAAGCAGTAGGGCTGGGCAGTGATCTGGACGGCATTTCAGGCGATCTGGAAATTAGCAATATCCGCCAGATCCCATTGCTGGAGCGGGCGCTGAAGAAGAGCGGCTTTCCGGAATCAGCCATAGAAAAAATCTTCTGGAAAAACGCTCTCCGGCTGCTCCGGGACACTCTCCGCTAA